One region of Streptomyces sp. CG4 genomic DNA includes:
- the ispG gene encoding flavodoxin-dependent (E)-4-hydroxy-3-methylbut-2-enyl-diphosphate synthase, whose product MTAISLGMPSVPTKLAERRKSRQIQVGSVAVGGDAPVSVQSMTTTRTSDIGATLQQIAELTASGCQIVRVACPTQDDADALATIARKSQIPVIADIHFQPKYVFAAIEAGCAAVRVNPGNIKQFDDKVKEIAQAAQDHGTPIRIGVNAGSLDKRLLQKYGKATPEALVESALWEASLFEEHGFRDIKISVKHNDPVIMIEAYKQLAAQCDYPLHLGVTEAGPAFQGTIKSAVAFGALLSQGIGDTIRVSLSAPPAEEVKVGIQILESLNLKQRGLEIVSCPSCGRAQVDVYKLAEEVTAGLTGMEVPLRVAVMGCVVNGPGEAREADLGVASGNGKGQIFVKGEVIKTVPESKIVETLIEEAMKLAEQMEKDGVTSGEPSVSVAG is encoded by the coding sequence ATGACTGCGATTTCTCTCGGCATGCCGTCCGTTCCGACCAAGCTCGCCGAGCGCCGGAAGAGCCGGCAGATCCAGGTCGGAAGCGTGGCGGTCGGCGGAGACGCGCCGGTCTCGGTCCAGTCGATGACGACGACCCGTACGTCGGACATCGGCGCCACCCTGCAGCAGATCGCCGAGCTCACCGCGTCCGGCTGCCAGATCGTCCGCGTGGCCTGCCCCACCCAGGACGACGCCGACGCCCTCGCGACCATCGCCCGCAAGTCCCAGATCCCGGTCATCGCCGACATCCACTTCCAGCCCAAGTACGTCTTCGCCGCCATCGAGGCCGGCTGCGCCGCCGTCCGCGTCAACCCCGGCAACATCAAGCAGTTCGACGACAAGGTCAAGGAGATCGCCCAGGCGGCCCAGGACCACGGCACCCCGATCCGCATCGGTGTCAACGCGGGCTCCCTCGACAAGAGGCTGCTCCAGAAGTACGGCAAGGCGACGCCGGAGGCACTGGTCGAGTCGGCCCTGTGGGAGGCGTCCCTCTTCGAGGAGCACGGCTTCCGGGACATCAAGATCTCGGTCAAGCACAACGACCCGGTGATCATGATCGAGGCGTACAAGCAGCTTGCGGCGCAGTGCGACTACCCGCTCCACCTCGGCGTGACGGAGGCCGGCCCGGCGTTCCAGGGCACGATCAAGTCGGCCGTGGCCTTCGGCGCCCTGCTCTCCCAGGGCATCGGCGACACCATCCGCGTCTCCTTGTCGGCCCCGCCTGCCGAGGAGGTCAAGGTCGGCATCCAGATCCTGGAGTCGCTGAACCTGAAGCAGCGCGGCCTGGAGATCGTCTCCTGCCCGTCCTGCGGCCGCGCCCAGGTCGACGTCTACAAGCTCGCCGAAGAGGTCACCGCCGGCCTCACTGGCATGGAGGTCCCGCTGCGCGTCGCCGTCATGGGCTGCGTGGTGAACGGTCCGGGCGAGGCCCGCGAGGCCGACCTCGGTGTCGCCTCCGGCAACGGCAAGGGCCAGATCTTCGTCAAGGGCGAGGTCATCAAGACCGTCCCCGAGTCCAAGATCGTGGAGACCCTCATCGAGGAGGCCATGAAGCTGGCCGAGCAGATGGAGAAGGACGGCGTGACCTCCGGCGAACCGTCGGTGTCGGTGGCGGGCTGA
- a CDS encoding site-2 protease family protein, with product MFILGIVVFAVGLLVSIAWHELGHLSTAKLFGIRVPQYMVGFGPTIWSRKKGDTEYGIKAVPLGGYIRMIGMFPPDDQGRVSARSTSPWRGMIEDARSAAFEELQPGDETRMFYTRKPWKRVIVMFAGPFMNLILAIGLFFTVLMGFGIQQQTTTVASVSPCVIAQSEHRDSCKKSDAPSPAQAAGMQKRDKIVSFDGRPTKDWNTLSDLIRDSAGKTVPIVVERDGRQLTLHATIATNLVAKKDSSGQYVQGKYVKAGFLGFGSATGVVHQDFGQSVTWMSDRVGDAVDSLAALPGKIPALWNAAFGDGPREPDSPMGIVGAARVTGEIATLDIPASQQVAMFVMLLAGFNLSLFLFNMLPLLPLDGGHIAGALWEALRRNVARVLRRPDPGPFDVAKLMPVAYVVAGIFVCFTILVLIADVVNPVKIS from the coding sequence ATGTTCATCCTCGGCATAGTGGTCTTCGCGGTCGGCCTGCTCGTCTCGATCGCGTGGCACGAGCTGGGGCACCTGTCCACGGCCAAGCTCTTCGGCATCCGCGTCCCGCAGTACATGGTCGGCTTCGGCCCGACCATCTGGTCGCGGAAGAAGGGGGACACCGAGTACGGCATCAAGGCGGTCCCGCTCGGCGGCTACATCCGCATGATCGGGATGTTCCCGCCCGACGACCAGGGCCGGGTCTCAGCCCGCTCGACCTCCCCGTGGCGGGGCATGATCGAGGACGCCCGCTCGGCGGCCTTCGAGGAACTGCAGCCCGGTGACGAGACGCGCATGTTCTACACACGCAAGCCGTGGAAGCGCGTCATCGTGATGTTCGCGGGCCCGTTCATGAACCTGATCCTCGCGATCGGCCTGTTCTTCACCGTGCTCATGGGCTTCGGCATCCAGCAGCAGACCACCACCGTCGCCTCCGTCTCGCCCTGCGTCATCGCGCAGAGCGAGCACCGCGACAGCTGCAAGAAGTCCGACGCGCCCTCCCCGGCCCAGGCCGCCGGCATGCAGAAGCGCGACAAGATCGTCTCCTTCGACGGCAGGCCGACCAAGGACTGGAACACCCTGTCGGACCTGATCCGGGACAGCGCCGGGAAAACCGTCCCGATCGTCGTCGAGCGCGACGGCAGGCAGCTCACCCTGCACGCCACGATCGCCACCAACCTGGTCGCCAAGAAGGACTCCAGCGGGCAGTACGTCCAGGGCAAGTACGTCAAGGCCGGCTTCCTCGGCTTCGGCTCCGCCACCGGCGTCGTCCACCAGGACTTCGGCCAGTCGGTCACCTGGATGAGCGACCGGGTCGGCGACGCCGTCGACTCCCTCGCCGCCCTGCCCGGCAAGATCCCCGCGCTGTGGAACGCGGCCTTCGGCGACGGCCCGCGCGAACCCGACTCCCCGATGGGCATCGTCGGCGCCGCCCGGGTCACCGGCGAGATCGCCACCCTGGACATCCCCGCCTCCCAGCAGGTGGCGATGTTCGTGATGCTGCTCGCCGGCTTCAACCTCTCGCTGTTCCTGTTCAACATGCTCCCGCTGCTCCCGCTGGACGGCGGGCACATCGCGGGCGCCCTGTGGGAGGCGCTGCGGCGGAACGTGGCCCGGGTGCTCCGGCGCCCCGACCCGGGTCCGTTCGACGTGGCGAAGCTGATGCCGGTGGCGTACGTGGTGGCCGGGATCTTCGTCTGCTTCACCATCCTGGTGCTGATCGCGGACGTGGTTAACCCGGTGAAAATCTCGTAG
- the dxr gene encoding 1-deoxy-D-xylulose-5-phosphate reductoisomerase yields the protein MTDSLAHPAPLADPHLVYDPVAGDGPKDVVILGSTGSIGTQAIDLVLRHPDRFRVTALSANGGRVALLAEQAHRLRVRTVAVAREDAVPALREALAAEYGPGEPLPEILAGPDAATQLAASDCHTVLNGITGSIGLAPTLAALQAGRTLALANKESLIVGGPLVKGLAKPGQIIPVDSEHAALFQALAAGTRADVRKLVVTASGGPFRGRTEAELANVTVEDALAHPTWAMGPVITINSATLVNKGLEVIEAHLLYDIPFDRIEVVVHPQSYVHSMVEFTDGSTIAQATPPDMRGPIAIGLGWPERVSDAAPAFDWSKASTWEFFPLDNEAFPSVNLARHVGQLAGTAPAVFNAANEECVEAFLGGALPFNGIMETVTRVVEEHGTPDSGTSLTVSDVLEAETWARARARELTATTATAEARA from the coding sequence ATGACCGACAGCCTCGCCCATCCGGCACCCCTCGCCGACCCGCACCTCGTCTACGACCCGGTCGCGGGTGACGGCCCCAAGGACGTGGTGATCCTCGGCTCCACCGGATCCATCGGCACCCAGGCCATCGACCTCGTGCTGCGCCACCCCGACCGCTTCCGGGTCACCGCCCTGTCCGCGAACGGCGGCCGGGTCGCCCTCCTGGCCGAGCAGGCGCACCGGCTGCGGGTGCGGACCGTGGCGGTCGCCCGCGAGGACGCCGTACCCGCCCTGCGCGAGGCACTCGCCGCCGAGTACGGCCCCGGGGAGCCGCTCCCCGAGATCCTCGCCGGCCCGGACGCGGCCACCCAGCTCGCCGCCTCCGACTGCCACACGGTGCTGAACGGCATCACCGGCTCCATCGGCCTCGCGCCCACCCTCGCCGCACTGCAGGCGGGCCGCACCCTCGCGCTCGCCAACAAGGAGTCCCTGATCGTCGGCGGGCCGCTGGTCAAGGGGCTGGCCAAGCCCGGCCAGATCATCCCGGTCGACTCCGAGCACGCCGCCCTCTTCCAGGCCCTCGCCGCCGGTACCCGCGCCGACGTGCGCAAACTCGTCGTCACCGCCTCCGGTGGCCCCTTCCGCGGCCGCACCGAGGCCGAGCTGGCGAACGTCACCGTCGAGGACGCCCTCGCCCACCCCACCTGGGCGATGGGCCCGGTGATCACGATCAACTCCGCGACCCTCGTCAACAAGGGCCTGGAGGTCATCGAGGCACACCTCCTCTACGACATTCCCTTCGACCGCATTGAGGTGGTCGTGCATCCCCAGTCGTATGTCCACTCGATGGTCGAGTTCACCGACGGATCCACGATCGCCCAGGCGACGCCCCCCGACATGCGCGGGCCCATCGCCATCGGTCTGGGCTGGCCCGAACGCGTTTCCGACGCCGCGCCCGCTTTCGACTGGAGCAAGGCCTCCACCTGGGAGTTCTTCCCCCTGGACAATGAGGCCTTCCCCTCGGTGAACCTCGCCCGGCACGTGGGGCAGCTCGCGGGGACCGCCCCGGCGGTGTTCAATGCGGCCAACGAGGAGTGCGTCGAGGCCTTCCTGGGCGGCGCGCTGCCCTTCAACGGGATCATGGAGACCGTCACCCGGGTCGTCGAGGAACACGGCACCCCGGACTCGGGAACTTCACTCACGGTGTCGGACGTCCTCGAAGCGGAGACCTGGGCCCGCGCCCGGGCTCGTGAACTGACTGCCACGACGGCGACCGCGGAGGCGCGTGCATGA